From Methanobacterium bryantii, a single genomic window includes:
- a CDS encoding ferritin family protein, giving the protein MFSKVPIDINKIKRENQNLDQELLRVAIMAELDAINLYEQMADMTDNEDLKAVLTDVAQEEKTHVGEFQTMLLRMDEEQVKELAKGKNEVEELTGKK; this is encoded by the coding sequence ATGTTTTCTAAAGTACCTATAGATATTAATAAAATAAAAAGAGAAAATCAAAATCTAGACCAAGAACTCCTACGAGTAGCTATAATGGCAGAACTGGATGCTATTAACCTTTATGAGCAGATGGCAGACATGACTGACAATGAAGATCTTAAGGCTGTTCTTACAGACGTGGCTCAAGAAGAAAAAACCCATGTTGGAGAATTCCAGACAATGCTTTTAAGAATGGATGAAGAACAGGTCAAAGAGCTCGCAAAAGGTAAAAACGAAGTTGAAGAATTAACTGGGAAAAAATAA
- a CDS encoding fumarylacetoacetate hydrolase family protein yields MKIIGFLKDDHKKTGLLKGNNITELSCSTIEAINSRNIGKFQKDTNYEVEEVNILPPVSPSKIVCVGLNYRDHAAELNMDLPEEPIIFIKPPTSVVGHLDDIIYPASSSQVDFEGELGIVLSKEARNVKSEDAADYIGGYTALNDVTARDLQRKDGQWTRAKSFDTFCPIGPCIETDLDPMNQNISLKLNGEFKQKSNTKNMIFNVYELVEFISNVMTLKPGDVIATGTPPGVGPMNIGDTVEVAIEGIGILKNFIKKG; encoded by the coding sequence ATGAAAATTATAGGATTTTTAAAGGATGATCATAAAAAAACAGGGTTATTAAAAGGCAATAATATAACAGAACTTTCATGCTCAACCATAGAAGCAATTAACTCCAGAAACATCGGAAAGTTCCAAAAAGATACTAACTATGAAGTTGAAGAAGTGAATATATTGCCCCCAGTCTCACCATCCAAAATTGTGTGCGTTGGCTTGAATTACAGGGACCATGCAGCTGAACTCAATATGGACCTTCCAGAAGAACCCATAATATTTATAAAACCCCCAACATCAGTAGTTGGGCATTTAGATGACATAATCTATCCTGCCTCAAGCAGTCAAGTTGATTTTGAAGGTGAACTTGGCATTGTTTTGTCTAAAGAAGCAAGAAATGTGAAATCAGAAGATGCTGCAGATTATATAGGAGGATATACTGCATTAAACGATGTGACAGCAAGAGATTTACAGAGAAAAGACGGCCAGTGGACAAGGGCAAAAAGCTTTGACACATTCTGTCCCATAGGGCCCTGTATTGAAACCGATTTAGATCCAATGAATCAAAATATTTCACTTAAACTCAATGGAGAATTTAAACAAAAATCAAACACTAAAAACATGATATTTAACGTTTATGAGCTCGTTGAATTCATATCAAATGTAATGACCCTTAAACCCGGTGATGTAATTGCAACTGGAACTCCTCCAGGTGTTGGCCCCATGAATATTGGAGATACTGTTGAAGTCGCAATTGAAGGAATTGGAATACTTAAAAATTTTATAAAAAAGGGTTAA
- a CDS encoding metal-dependent hydrolase: MDLITHFLVPYIILAAVGSKNKLAGAFGGISLDFDTIFVTWIGLLSPQLFIFAHRGITHSFIFALVTSTLFLYVLSRKQINGFISSIIRRNISVEFTKTTIALAYFGAVIHLFLDFLTTKGIPLFYPLSITRYAAEIYPAVDIIITVLAVITLLIIYLKVNQKYKRAAMAVFMIVLVSFGCVMAYEKSNAISAETLTLNSSYNHLSTYPTQDMFIWDVVKSNSQNSSYIVSKYNTLQNQESNIMIYNTPSIENGSYTSAQNAINTANDLPVVERFKWNSYYALINATYSSGEWKITYYDILNSWTGNNITVTVPT; this comes from the coding sequence ATGGATTTAATAACACATTTCTTAGTGCCATATATTATTTTAGCAGCTGTTGGAAGCAAGAATAAACTTGCAGGGGCTTTTGGTGGTATTTCACTTGATTTTGACACTATTTTTGTCACATGGATTGGACTATTATCTCCCCAGCTTTTTATTTTTGCACACAGGGGCATTACACATTCTTTTATCTTTGCGCTCGTAACTTCGACGCTCTTTTTGTATGTACTATCAAGAAAGCAGATAAATGGATTTATCAGCAGCATAATAAGGCGAAATATATCAGTGGAATTTACAAAAACTACCATTGCACTTGCATATTTTGGGGCAGTTATTCATTTATTCCTCGATTTTCTAACAACAAAAGGTATTCCCCTATTTTATCCCCTTTCAATTACCAGGTATGCTGCAGAAATATACCCTGCAGTTGACATTATAATAACCGTTCTTGCAGTAATTACACTGCTTATAATTTACCTGAAAGTAAATCAAAAATATAAAAGAGCTGCTATGGCAGTCTTCATGATTGTTTTAGTATCATTTGGATGCGTAATGGCTTATGAGAAATCAAATGCAATTAGTGCCGAGACTCTAACTTTAAACTCAAGTTACAACCATTTATCCACTTATCCAACCCAGGACATGTTTATATGGGACGTTGTAAAAAGCAATTCACAAAATAGCAGTTACATAGTATCAAAGTACAACACCCTGCAAAATCAAGAATCAAACATCATGATATATAATACCCCTTCAATTGAAAATGGATCTTACACTTCAGCACAAAATGCCATTAATACCGCAAATGACCTTCCAGTTGTTGAAAGGTTTAAATGGAATTCATATTATGCCTTAATCAATGCAACATACAGTTCAGGAGAATGGAAAATAACTTACTATGATATCCTGAATTCATGGACTGGAAACAATATAACAGTTACAGTACCTACTTAA
- a CDS encoding ABC transporter ATP-binding protein produces MNNENIIEIKGLKKSYDKGKIKALNGIDLEIKKGEFVSIIGPSGSGKSTLLNMIGALDTAGEGSVEVAGIDLTKTKDLSKFRSHEIGFVFQLHNLIPNLTVLENVQIPMIGTSISGKDMEKRALELLKSVDLEDRINQRPTKLSGGERQRVAIARALVNNPSIILADEPTGALDSKTGDIILDLLKDLHKKENVTLVMVTHEPYVANMADRIITVRDGKILEEKTNNI; encoded by the coding sequence ATGAATAATGAAAACATTATTGAGATTAAAGGCCTCAAAAAAAGCTATGATAAAGGCAAAATAAAAGCATTAAATGGAATAGATCTTGAAATTAAAAAAGGAGAATTTGTTTCCATTATAGGGCCGTCAGGTTCTGGGAAATCAACCCTCCTTAACATGATCGGGGCACTTGACACTGCTGGTGAAGGCAGTGTCGAAGTAGCAGGTATTGACCTGACCAAAACCAAGGATCTAAGTAAATTTAGATCACATGAAATTGGCTTTGTGTTCCAGCTCCATAACCTGATCCCAAACCTTACAGTGCTTGAAAATGTCCAGATCCCCATGATTGGGACCTCCATTTCAGGTAAAGACATGGAAAAAAGAGCTTTAGAACTTTTAAAATCAGTAGATCTTGAGGACAGGATCAATCAAAGGCCGACCAAACTTTCAGGCGGAGAAAGACAACGTGTAGCCATCGCAAGGGCATTAGTTAATAATCCCTCCATTATTCTGGCAGATGAACCAACAGGGGCTTTAGATTCTAAAACAGGAGATATTATTTTAGATTTACTTAAAGATCTTCACAAAAAGGAAAATGTAACTCTTGTTATGGTAACACACGAGCCATACGTTGCAAATATGGCCGACAGGATCATTACAGTGCGTGACGGTAAAATTTTAGAGGAGAAAACGAATAATATCTAA
- a CDS encoding ABC transporter permease, with amino-acid sequence MNYLGLIIKNPFRNKTRTSLAIVGIAIGIATIVALGLVTSGLQASTQSTLKAGAAEITVTHTGSNEFGSTSGSINESRATDIQNISGVKETAGILRATANIEGSSGNGLSISGIDDSKLNLMGVDSVNGTIYSNGSTNEIILGKTAAEDLNKSVGDNITLFNKNFKITGIYETGSFIQDAGAFMPLNTLQNLTSNDGKISTIAVKVTENANVTEVSQHIEDTYPNELSTVTAADQAGRINDALGAINTATWAISLLAIVIGGVGVINTMIMSVYERTREIGVLKAVGWRGRRILGMILGESIVLTIMAAIVGTIIGVVGVEVLLSYSATFGTMIKPVFSLDLFLRAFGIAFLVGIIGGIYPAYRASRLAPTEALRYE; translated from the coding sequence ATGAATTATTTAGGATTAATTATAAAAAATCCATTCAGAAATAAAACAAGAACCTCCCTTGCAATTGTGGGTATTGCAATTGGGATTGCAACTATTGTGGCACTGGGCCTTGTTACCAGTGGTCTTCAGGCATCCACACAAAGCACCCTTAAAGCAGGGGCTGCTGAAATTACAGTAACACATACTGGTTCTAACGAATTTGGATCAACATCAGGCAGTATCAATGAAAGCCGTGCAACAGATATCCAAAATATAAGCGGTGTTAAAGAAACTGCGGGCATTTTAAGGGCTACAGCCAATATAGAAGGCAGCTCAGGTAATGGTCTTTCCATAAGCGGTATAGACGACAGTAAGTTAAATCTCATGGGAGTAGACAGTGTAAATGGAACGATATACTCAAATGGAAGTACAAACGAGATCATACTAGGTAAAACAGCTGCTGAAGATCTTAACAAGTCAGTTGGAGATAATATCACCCTATTTAATAAAAACTTTAAAATTACAGGAATATACGAAACAGGTAGTTTCATACAGGATGCAGGAGCATTTATGCCTTTAAATACGCTCCAGAATTTAACCAGTAACGACGGTAAAATCAGTACCATTGCAGTTAAAGTAACTGAAAATGCCAATGTCACAGAAGTAAGCCAGCACATTGAAGATACTTATCCTAACGAATTATCAACAGTAACCGCAGCAGATCAGGCAGGCAGAATAAATGACGCACTGGGAGCCATTAACACAGCCACATGGGCAATTTCACTCCTTGCAATAGTTATAGGTGGGGTTGGAGTTATCAATACCATGATAATGTCAGTATACGAGAGAACACGTGAAATTGGAGTTCTAAAAGCTGTAGGATGGAGAGGTAGACGAATACTTGGTATGATACTGGGTGAATCAATTGTACTTACCATCATGGCGGCCATAGTCGGTACTATTATAGGCGTAGTAGGCGTTGAAGTCCTTCTATCATATTCTGCAACATTTGGAACCATGATTAAGCCAGTATTCTCGCTTGATCTGTTCTTAAGAGCATTTGGAATTGCCTTCCTTGTAGGAATCATTGGAGGAATCTATCCAGCTTACAGGGCAAGCAGACTAGCACCAACGGAGGCACTGCGCTATGAATAA